The Acetivibrio saccincola genome window below encodes:
- a CDS encoding protein-export chaperone SecB — MRESNFQLIGKPQVTSIRFDVNKDYIFDKEVTLEINSNIRVLRNSREQKKEAIVILSIGIFSSKELPDVPFKLDIEIQGCFAWDGVLDNDTAQLESMLRQNAPAALFSYLRPIVTLITVEANMPPLVLPLMNFIEKE; from the coding sequence ATGAGGGAGAGCAACTTTCAGTTAATTGGAAAACCCCAGGTTACAAGTATACGATTTGATGTTAATAAAGACTATATTTTTGATAAAGAAGTAACACTTGAGATCAATAGCAATATTCGCGTACTTCGGAACAGCAGGGAGCAAAAAAAAGAAGCCATAGTTATTTTAAGTATTGGCATATTCTCTTCAAAAGAACTGCCTGATGTACCGTTTAAACTGGATATCGAAATACAGGGCTGTTTTGCCTGGGATGGGGTTCTGGATAACGATACAGCACAACTGGAATCCATGTTGAGGCAAAATGCCCCGGCTGCACTGTTCAGTTACCTGCGACCCATTGTTACACTAATTACTGTTGAGGCGAATATGCCTCCACTTGTTCTGCCGCTTATGAATTTTATTGAAAAAGAGTAA